From the Methanobacteriaceae archaeon genome, the window TCTCCGGAGGCCACAATCCCCTGGGAGTAAAAGACAGAGACCTAATCATCCGAAAAACTGTTGAGTGCACCAAAAAGGCCATAAATGATCTGGAACCAGTAATGGCTGGAACTAAACTGTTGAAAATATCAAACATCAATACACTGGGCCCCACCCATGCCACGGAACTGGTAACTACCATCAGTTCCATTGTAGCCGTAAGCAGAATAGTAGCACCCCTGGTATTTGTACTGGCACTGATCTTCGTTTTCATCTGGATTTTTTACTGGACGTTTTAAGATGAAAACTGGAATGATAACTCTAAAATATAGATTAATCCATAAAATTGTTTGAATCATAAAAGGACTAATCCTTAAATAAAGAATAAAATTGATAAAAATTTAAAAAATAAATTGAATAGGTGTTTAAAGGATATTTCACAATTTTTTTAGATTTTATGTGAATATATCTACATGTTGTAAAGGAGTACCCATACGATTATCCATACAAAGAAGAATGGTAAAATCCCACTCCATAGCCATCCTTTGGTTCCGCCAACTGCTTCCTTACCAAATAACTTCTCAGATATTTGACCACCTATATAAAGGATGATTAACGCTGCCAGGACTGCTAGCACTTCGTTTTTACCCACGCCAGATATAGCGCCGGTTGACAGTAAAAATGATGCGTAACCTGCCACAATGGCAAGCACTGCATGTATACTGGTTAGCTTAACTTCTATTTCCATACTTTTCCTCCGTTTTACATATTAGTTTATACGCATATAATATAGATAAAGGTGTGTTTATGAAAGCCATGTCCAATGTTGATCTTTACGCCATTTCACATGAACTCAACGAACTCCTTACAGATGCCCGGGTGCAGAAAGCATATCAACCCAGCAGGGACACGGTCATTATACGATTCCATGTTCCTGGAAAGGGAAGAGTTGATGTGGCTTTTCAGGCTGGTTTGCGAGTGCATACTACACAGTATCCACCAGAAAACCCCAAGGTACCTCCGTCATTCCCCATGCTACTGCGTAAACACTTAAAAAACGCAACAGTAAAGGGAGTTAAGCAACATAATTTTGACCGTATACTGGAAATTGACATCCAGAAGGAACATCGCTTTACACTGATTATTGAACTTTTCTCCCAAGGGAATATAATACTTTTGGATGAAAATGACCGGATTATCCTACCCCTGAAACACCGCCATGCCCAGGGTCGCAAGATAACTTCCCAAGAAAAATACCAGTACCCTCAAGAAAGAGGCATTCATCCCCTTAATGTGCAACTGGAAGATTTAAAAGATTTATTCCAAAATTCTGATTCTGATCTTATCCGCACACTGGCCCGGAGCGGTTTGGGTGGATTGTACTCTGAAGAAATATTCCTGCGCTCAGGAGTGGATAAAAAACTTGCATCCAGTGATGTGAGTGACCAGGAAATTGAATCCATTTACCAGAGCATGACTGAACTTTTCAAACCCCTTAAAACTTTCAATTTCCAGCCTCAAATTGTTCGAGAAGTCATTGCTGAAAAAAATATTGAGAAAAATGATAGTAATGAAAAATTAGAGGACAAAAACAGAGAAAATAAAGAAGATGATAAATTTAAGAAGCCAGAATATGGTAAAGAGGATGTGTTACCCCTGGATCTTTTAATGTATAAAAGTTTTGAGAAAGAACGCTTTGAAACCTTCAACCAGGCTGCAGACGAGTTCTACAGTGGAAAAATTGGTGCTGATATTAAGAAGGTTCAGGAGGATATCTGGGCCAAAGAAGTGGGTAAATATGAAAAAAGGCTCCGTATACAGGAAGAAACCCTGGAAAAATTCCAAAAGACAGTGGTTGAATCAAAAAAGAAGGGTGATCTGTTATATTCTCATTACTCCCAAGTTCAAAACATTTTAGACACCATACACCAGGCCCGGGAGAAGTATTCATGGATGGAAATCGCATCTAAATTGAAAAAAGCCCGTAAAGAAGGTTTAAAAGAGGCGCAGATTATTGAATCCTTGGACAAGATGGGTGTACTCACCCTGAATATTGAAGGGGAAAGGGTGACTGTGGACGCCAATATAGAAATCCCTGAAAATGCTGAGAAATATTATAATAAAGGTAAAAAGGCCAAAAGGAAGATTAAAGGGGTGCATATTGCCATTGAACGCACCAAAAAAGATGTGGAGAGAATGAGGAATAAAAGGGAGCTGGCCCTGGAAAGGGTTCGAGTTCCTCAGAAAAGGGTCAAAAGAGAGCTTAAATGGTTTGAAAAACTCAGATGGTTCTTATCTTCTGATGGTTTGCTGGTTATTGGTGGTAGAGATGCAGGTACCAATGAACTGGTGGTTAAACGTTACCTGGATAACCAGGACATCTACCTCCACTCTGACATACATGGTGCTCCCTCTGTGGTTATTAAGAAGGGTGAATTTGAGGGTGATATTCCTGAATCAACTATCCTGGAAGCAGGTTCCCTGGCTGCATCATTTTCCAGTGCCTGGGCTAAAGGTTACGCCTCCCAGGATGTTTACTGGGTTTTCCCGGATCAGGTATCCAAAACCCCCCAGTCCGGTGAATTCGTGGCCCGGGGAGCATTCATAATCAGGGGCACCCGTAATTATCTCCGGGGAATTCCCCTTAAAATAGCAGTGGGTATTGTGGATTATGAGGGTGAAAGGATAATGGCCGGTCCAATAGAAGCAGTGGCAAAATATACAGACAACTACGTGGTTCTAAAACCCGGTTTCACCAAAAAGGAAGAAATTGCCAGATCAGTTCTTAAAAAGATTGACCCAGAGCGTATATTAACCCTGGAAGATGTGATCAGGGTCTTGCCATCAGGTAAATGTGATTTTGCATAAATATCAAATAGAGTAAAAATCGAAGTCTTTTTTTTAGACTAAAAAAAAACAATTTCATTAAATAGAGTGTAGATTAAGATTTTTCATTCTCTTTAATCTTCTTTTTAAGGATGTAATTAATATCAATAAGGTATTTTCCCTCTTCATCAGAGACTATTACTGATTCATCAGTCAATAGAGATTCCAGGTTAACCTCGTAAACTCCGTGTTCATGGACCATAATGGTTTCCACGGATTCCCCCCGGACATCCTTGATTTCCTGGACTTTTCCCTGGTTATGGAATTCGAAGAATTTACTACCGCAATTGGGGCATCCTTTCAGGATAAGGTCCTCTGAGTCCTTGTATTCCTGTCCGCATTTAATACATCGATGCATCATTACCACCAAGGCTGGCTACCATGGAAATGAAATTTGATTTGCGTTTCACCTGTTTCATAATGTTCGCCGGACCTATTATGGTTATACCCACTGTTTTCCTTTTGGAAAGACCTAAAAATGAGGTTTCATTCTTTTCCAGGGTGTAAATATCGATTCCTACAAAGCTTTCCACATCGATTTCTCGCATGGTGGTTTCAATAAGTTCTGCCTCTTCTTCAGGCTCTAAACCACCCTCCAAAACTATAACTTCACCTTTTTTAACTCTTTCCACGATCATGAATATCTTCTCAATGCTGCTTTTATCTTTCAATGCATCCTGTGAGATGAAATCCATTTTCAGGGTGTTAGCATCATCCATGAAACTCACTCCTAACTGAACCGGTCCACCATGGCCTGGTATAGTTGGTCCGTGTTCTCCCCGTGCAGGGCTGATATTCCCACTACTTTATGCTGCGGGAAAACAGAATTAATTCTTTCAATATTTGATTCAGGAAGGTCAACTTTGTTGGCCACTATGACAAAGGGTATGTTGCGTGCTTCCAGATTTCCTATTATCGTGATGTTAGCCTGGGTGAGAGGATCCTTAGTGGAATCCACCACCAATAACACACCAGTCACATCATCCAGCCATTTAATTGCTTCAATGATTCCTTTGGTAGCTTCCTTGGCTCTTTCTTTAGCTTCTCGCTCGGATAGACCGAACTGTAAGAAGTTTTTATAATCAATTTTGGTGGCAATCCCTGGGGTGTCAATAATGTCAAAATCTAACTCCACACCATTGTAGTTTAGGGTCACCCTTTCCTGACGGTAGACCCTTCTGGTTTCGTGAGGGATTTCCGATACCAGTCCCAAAGATTTCCCAGTCCAGTCCTTGGTCATTCGGTTGGCCAGGGTGGTTTTTCCTGAGTTAGGATGACCGTAGAAACCGATTTTGAGTTTTTTTTCCTTTCCAATTAGCTTGTTGAAGATGTCTCTGAAAAATTTTTTTCTGAAAATTCTCTGCATAATATCAACCATTTAATCACTCTTGTAGGTGGCAATCTAACTATTTCCCGGGTCTGAATATAAACTTGAATTTACAGTTCTCTAAAATTCATCTATAAACTTAAAATAACCATTTGTTCTATCCTCTAATAATTGCGTGGTTCTATCCTCTAATAATTGTGGGATTCTTCTCTGGCTATAAAATCATTTAGCAATTTTACTATCTTTGTTAAATGCAATATAAAAGATGACCTAAATAGTTACAAATCTGGCTTCTAATTAGTTTAAAATGTTTAAACCACTTTATCATTACTCGGAATAGGTTTCACCAGGTTTAAGAACTTCCACTTTAGTTTCAGTGGATAGTTCAACCAATTCTTTGAATCGGTAGGGGTTCTGTTCAATCACTGGAAATGTGTTGTAATGCATGGGTATTATGACTTCCGGTTCTATCCAGTTTGCAGCAATGGAAGCCTCCCTGATTCCCATGGTAAACCTATCACCAATGGGAAGTAAGGCTATGTGTGGCCTGTAAATGGCTTTTATAACCGTTTTCATATCCCCAAAGATACCGGTGTCTCCAGAATGATAAATCTTTCTCTCATTTTCCAGTTCCAGTACATAACCACAGGAACTTCCCCCAGGACCAATACCCTTCACAAAATCCATGTCTGAAGAATGAATGGCATTTACCATGGATATCTTTATTCCCTGAGATTCAATAGTTCCTCCCATGTTCATGCCAATGGTTTCCAGTTCCTGTTGTGACAGGTAAACTGAATGCTCGTGATTGCAAACTATGAGGGCATTGTTACTTTCAGCGAGTTCAACTGTGTCTCCGAAATGGTCTTTATGTCCATGAGTGACACATATTATGTCTGCTTCCAGTTCTTCAACATCCACCGGGCATGCAGGGTTATCAGTGATGAATGGATCAATTAAAATGTTGATCTTGGATGTAGAAATGGAAAATGCAGAATGTCCCAACCATCTGATATTCATGCTTTCATCCCCAGGTCAACATCTTGCGATATTCCCCAAGCATCCTCAAACATTCTTTCAATCTCTGAGATAGATTTTTTATCCTTATAAATCACACCCACCTCATAACTTTCATAAATTGGATCTGTGGATATTATAAGACCATTGGCATCATCAGCCACTATGGCTACGGTGTGTACATGGGGCATGGTTCGGATTTGAACATTTTTTTCCTGGAGTAGTTTTATCAACTCCACCGATGCATCATCATCTAAACTGGCTTCCTGGATGATTATGCGACTTTCAGTATCCATGAACTTCTTTAATATACTTACATCAATGTTGCGTACCCAGGGATACATCATAAGTAACTTATTCTCAGCAGTTGAAATAGTATCCTTCATAGCTTCCTGAACATCCTGAGCCTCGAAGGACCATATTATAGAAGGCTCAGTTGAATCTGTTTTTAATTTGTCTATGGTGCCCTT encodes:
- a CDS encoding metal-dependent hydrolase, which gives rise to MNIRWLGHSAFSISTSKINILIDPFITDNPACPVDVEELEADIICVTHGHKDHFGDTVELAESNNALIVCNHEHSVYLSQQELETIGMNMGGTIESQGIKISMVNAIHSSDMDFVKGIGPGGSSCGYVLELENERKIYHSGDTGIFGDMKTVIKAIYRPHIALLPIGDRFTMGIREASIAANWIEPEVIIPMHYNTFPVIEQNPYRFKELVELSTETKVEVLKPGETYSE
- a CDS encoding DUF2073 domain-containing protein; translated protein: MDDANTLKMDFISQDALKDKSSIEKIFMIVERVKKGEVIVLEGGLEPEEEAELIETTMREIDVESFVGIDIYTLEKNETSFLGLSKRKTVGITIIGPANIMKQVKRKSNFISMVASLGGNDASMY
- a CDS encoding DUF5379 family protein, whose translation is MEIEVKLTSIHAVLAIVAGYASFLLSTGAISGVGKNEVLAVLAALIILYIGGQISEKLFGKEAVGGTKGWLWSGILPFFFVWIIVWVLLYNM
- a CDS encoding 50S ribosome-binding GTPase; the protein is MQRIFRKKFFRDIFNKLIGKEKKLKIGFYGHPNSGKTTLANRMTKDWTGKSLGLVSEIPHETRRVYRQERVTLNYNGVELDFDIIDTPGIATKIDYKNFLQFGLSEREAKERAKEATKGIIEAIKWLDDVTGVLLVVDSTKDPLTQANITIIGNLEARNIPFVIVANKVDLPESNIERINSVFPQHKVVGISALHGENTDQLYQAMVDRFS
- a CDS encoding NFACT family protein, yielding MKAMSNVDLYAISHELNELLTDARVQKAYQPSRDTVIIRFHVPGKGRVDVAFQAGLRVHTTQYPPENPKVPPSFPMLLRKHLKNATVKGVKQHNFDRILEIDIQKEHRFTLIIELFSQGNIILLDENDRIILPLKHRHAQGRKITSQEKYQYPQERGIHPLNVQLEDLKDLFQNSDSDLIRTLARSGLGGLYSEEIFLRSGVDKKLASSDVSDQEIESIYQSMTELFKPLKTFNFQPQIVREVIAEKNIEKNDSNEKLEDKNRENKEDDKFKKPEYGKEDVLPLDLLMYKSFEKERFETFNQAADEFYSGKIGADIKKVQEDIWAKEVGKYEKRLRIQEETLEKFQKTVVESKKKGDLLYSHYSQVQNILDTIHQAREKYSWMEIASKLKKARKEGLKEAQIIESLDKMGVLTLNIEGERVTVDANIEIPENAEKYYNKGKKAKRKIKGVHIAIERTKKDVERMRNKRELALERVRVPQKRVKRELKWFEKLRWFLSSDGLLVIGGRDAGTNELVVKRYLDNQDIYLHSDIHGAPSVVIKKGEFEGDIPESTILEAGSLAASFSSAWAKGYASQDVYWVFPDQVSKTPQSGEFVARGAFIIRGTRNYLRGIPLKIAVGIVDYEGERIMAGPIEAVAKYTDNYVVLKPGFTKKEEIARSVLKKIDPERILTLEDVIRVLPSGKCDFA